The Streptomyces griseiscabiei genomic sequence GGGGCCGTCAGGAGTTGGGAGCCGGTGCCCTGGGTGATGTTCAGGGCGCGGCCCAGTCGGGCGGTGAGCTGGAGGGCCGCCGCGCCGGTGGCCTCGTCCTCGTCGATGCCGTCGTCGCGGCCGGGGAAGGCGCGGGCGCGGACCCGGCCGGCGGCCTCGTCCTCCCAGGCCCAGGCGTAGATCCACTCGCCGGGCGGGGGCACGCGCAGGTCGTCGATCTCGGCGGCGGTGCCGTACTGGCGGAAGGTGCGGGGCGGGGCCCACTCCGGCAGGGCCTCGATCCAGCTGAACTCCCCGTCCAGCCGGGCCCCGACCACACCGGCCGGGGTGACCAGTTCGGGTACGTCGAGCAGCCAGGCCGCGCCCACACACGGGTAACCGGCGAACGGCAGCCGCCGCGAGGGGGTGTAGATGTCGATGACACCGCGCTCGGGGTCGTCCACGAACACGGTCTCGCTGAAGCCGAGTTTGGCGGCGAACTCCTGGCGCTCGACGCGGTCGGGCATGACGGAGCCCTCGCGGACGACGCCCAGTTCGTTGCCGTATCCGCCACGGGGCCCGCAGAACACGCGCAGTACGTCGAAGTCGGTCACCCCCGCATTCAAGCATCCACCGGCCCCGGGTCGTACCAGGTCACCGCAGTGCGGGACGGCGACCGGGCCGGGCCGATCCCACCCATGAGAGGACCAAGTGACCGTACTGGACAAGCCGGTCGGGCCGGAGAGGTCCGGCGGGCCCGCGGGGGCCGGCGGGTCACGGGCCCCCGTCCCCTCCGCCGCGACCGCTCCCGCCCGGCGGCGCGCCCCTCTCCTGCTCACCGCCGGCCTCGTCGCCGCCCTGCTCGTCCTGGTCCCGGTCGCCGGTGGGCTCGGGGCCTATCCGATCCCGACCGGGGACGTGATCGCCTCGGTGGCGCACCGGATCGGGCTCGGCGGGGCGGAGCTGGAGCGCGTCCCCGAGTCGGTGCTGTGGAACGTACGGTTCCCGCGGGTCGTGCTGGCGCTGCTGATCGGGGCGTCGCTCGGGTGCGCGGGGGCGCTGATGCAGGGCGTGTTCGGGAACCCGCTGGCGGAGCCGAGTGTCATCGGGGTCTCGCTGGGCGCGGCGGTGGGCGCGGTCGCCACGATCGCGTTCGGGATCACCTTCCTCGGGAACTGGACGGTCTCCGTCTTCGCGTTCGTCGCCGGTCTCGTCACCGTGTTCGTCGTGTACGCGATGTCGCGGTCGGGCGGGCGTACGGAGGTCGTGACGCTGATCCTCACCGGGATCGCGGTGAACGCGTTCGCGGGCGCCACCATCGGGCTGTTCATCTTCCTGGCGGAGGACACCGCGGCCGTCAACCAGATCACGTTCTGGCAGCTGGGCTCGCTCGCGCAGTCGACATGGCCGAAGGTGCTGGCCGTGCTGCCGTGCGCGGCGCTCGGGCTGGCCGTGGCGCCCTTCTACGCGCGGAAGCTGGACCTGCTCGCGCTGGGCGAACGGCCGGCGCGGCATCTCGGGGTGGACGTGGAGCGGCTGCGGATCGTGCTGATCCTGGTGGTCGCGCTGCTGACCGCCGCCGCCGTGAGCGTGTCAGGGGTCATCGGGTTCGTGGGGCTGGTCGTCCCGCATCTGCTGCGGATGGCGGCGGGGCCCGGGCACCGGTTCCTGATCCCGGGCAGCGCGCTCGCCGGTGCGGTCGTGCTGCTGGCCGCGGATCTCGCGGCCCGCACGATCGTCCAGCCCGCCGAGCTTCCCCTCGGTGTCCTCACCGCCCTGATCGGCAGCCCGTTCTTCTTCTGGCTGCTGCGCAGGACCCGTCGCAAGCAGGGAGGCTGGGCATGACGACGTCCAGGAGCGGCATCACGAGCGGCATGGCGTCGCTGCGGGCGCTTCTCCGGGGGCGCCTCACCTCGGGTGCCCCCACTCCCCCGGCCCCGGCCGCCGCCGGTGACGTCCTCGCCGAGGCGGAGGACGTGACCGTACGGCTCGGCGGCCGGGAGGTGCTGCGCGCGGTCCGCGTCGTGGCCCGCGCGGGCGAGGTGCTCGCGCTCGTCGGGCCCAACGGCGCGGGCAAGTCGACGCTGCTGGGCGCGCTGGCGGCCGATCTGCCGGTGGCCGGCGGGGTCGTACGGGTGCACGGGCGGCCGGTGGGCGAGTGGTCGGCGGCCGAACTGGCGCTGCGGCGGGCGGTGTTGCCGCAGTCGGCGGCGCTGTCGTTCCCGTTCACCGTGGAGGAGGTCGTCCGGATGGGGCGGGCGCCCTGGGCGCGGCGGCCCGAGACGGACGACGCGGACGACTGCGACGACACGGTCGTGGCGGAGGCGATGGCGGTCACCGAGGTCACCGGGTTCGCGGCCCGGCCGTTCTCCGCGCTGAGCGGCGGTGAGCGGGCCCGGGTGGCGCTGGCGCGGGTGCTGGCGCAGCGGGCGCCGCTGCTGATGCTGGACGAGCCGACGGCCGCGCTGGACCTCCGGCATCAGGAGCTGGTGCTGCGGGTGTGCCGGGAGCGGGCGCGGGCCGGGGACGCGGTGGTCGTCGTGCTGCACGATCTGGGGCTCGCGGCGGCGTACGCGGACCGGGTGGCGGTGCTGCGGGACGGGCGGATCGCGGCGGACGGGCGGCCGGCCGAGGTGTTCGAGGAGGAGCTGCTGTCGGAGGTGTACCGGCAGCCGGTCGAGGTGTTCCCGCACCCCCGGACCGGCGGTGTCCTGATCACACCGAAACGGGGGTAAGGGGCTTCTTGACCGTGGAATGGGGCTCTTGACCCGCTCTTGACCGGACTATGGGGGCTGTTTTGAGCCACCGTGACCGGGCTGTGCTCGTACGGCTCCGGGGAGCGGGCTTCACTGGG encodes the following:
- a CDS encoding heme ABC transporter ATP-binding protein translates to MASLRALLRGRLTSGAPTPPAPAAAGDVLAEAEDVTVRLGGREVLRAVRVVARAGEVLALVGPNGAGKSTLLGALAADLPVAGGVVRVHGRPVGEWSAAELALRRAVLPQSAALSFPFTVEEVVRMGRAPWARRPETDDADDCDDTVVAEAMAVTEVTGFAARPFSALSGGERARVALARVLAQRAPLLMLDEPTAALDLRHQELVLRVCRERARAGDAVVVVLHDLGLAAAYADRVAVLRDGRIAADGRPAEVFEEELLSEVYRQPVEVFPHPRTGGVLITPKRG
- a CDS encoding iron chelate uptake ABC transporter family permease subunit, with the protein product MTVLDKPVGPERSGGPAGAGGSRAPVPSAATAPARRRAPLLLTAGLVAALLVLVPVAGGLGAYPIPTGDVIASVAHRIGLGGAELERVPESVLWNVRFPRVVLALLIGASLGCAGALMQGVFGNPLAEPSVIGVSLGAAVGAVATIAFGITFLGNWTVSVFAFVAGLVTVFVVYAMSRSGGRTEVVTLILTGIAVNAFAGATIGLFIFLAEDTAAVNQITFWQLGSLAQSTWPKVLAVLPCAALGLAVAPFYARKLDLLALGERPARHLGVDVERLRIVLILVVALLTAAAVSVSGVIGFVGLVVPHLLRMAAGPGHRFLIPGSALAGAVVLLAADLAARTIVQPAELPLGVLTALIGSPFFFWLLRRTRRKQGGWA
- a CDS encoding PhzF family phenazine biosynthesis protein, translated to MTDFDVLRVFCGPRGGYGNELGVVREGSVMPDRVERQEFAAKLGFSETVFVDDPERGVIDIYTPSRRLPFAGYPCVGAAWLLDVPELVTPAGVVGARLDGEFSWIEALPEWAPPRTFRQYGTAAEIDDLRVPPPGEWIYAWAWEDEAAGRVRARAFPGRDDGIDEDEATGAAALQLTARLGRALNITQGTGSQLLTAPQPHGWVEVGGRVFLER